A stretch of the Filimonas lacunae genome encodes the following:
- a CDS encoding OPT family oligopeptide transporter, whose translation MKELTVKAIVMGCLFGIIFGAANVYLALKAGLTVSASIPIAVIAITLGRRLLKTTILENNIIQTGGSAGESIASGVVFTLPGFLFLTDPASASFFNYMTILTLAIFGGILGTLMMIPLRRSLIVKEHGNLPYPEGTACASVLKAGEKGGNVAQTAFMGLGFAFIYAFFQKVLRVIADVPSFITAQTNKFLPSARLSSEITPEYLGVGYIIGLRISGILVAGSVLSWFVFIPLLATVVPGDTVAAQLVKLGYLSNLQTAGGPGDWNPLTHSFGDWSDAIYRAYVRQIGAGAVAAGGFITLFKTLPTIVSSFKGSIGSIKQDKGNAATTIRTERDLDIRIVGIGSLVLIALMAVLPQIPGDTLISKLVIGILVVVFGAFFVTVSSRIVGLIGSSNNPISGMTIATIMGTCLVFIAVGWTGKVFEPLALVVGGMICIAAANAGATSQDLKTGYIVGATPKYQQIALFAGAIVSSIAIGFTIKILDTPSQAMLAKGIHHAIGSDAFPAPQGTLMATLVKGILSFNLDWQFVLAGAAIAIVMELCGIQALSFAVGVYLPLSTTLPIFVGGAVRGIVDWRKKKKGEVVATEAGEEDLGKGNLFATGLVAGGAIAGVLIAFLTANEKASEFLSHLSTEHFFTNMLGVQGYAVLGFLLFLVMAFVLYRIAMKKDEHIV comes from the coding sequence ATGAAAGAGCTTACTGTAAAGGCAATCGTAATGGGTTGCCTTTTCGGTATCATATTCGGGGCAGCCAACGTATACCTGGCGTTAAAAGCCGGGCTTACCGTTTCGGCATCTATCCCCATTGCCGTAATAGCCATCACCCTGGGCCGCCGGTTATTGAAAACGACTATTCTCGAAAACAACATTATACAAACAGGCGGCTCGGCAGGCGAAAGCATTGCATCGGGTGTAGTGTTTACCCTGCCCGGCTTTTTGTTTTTAACCGACCCGGCCAGTGCCTCTTTTTTTAACTACATGACTATTTTAACGCTGGCCATATTCGGCGGCATACTGGGTACTTTAATGATGATACCCTTACGCAGGTCACTTATAGTAAAAGAGCATGGCAACCTGCCTTATCCCGAAGGAACTGCCTGCGCCAGCGTATTAAAGGCCGGTGAAAAAGGGGGCAATGTGGCGCAAACCGCCTTTATGGGCCTGGGCTTTGCTTTTATCTATGCTTTTTTTCAAAAGGTATTGCGTGTAATTGCCGACGTGCCTTCTTTCATTACTGCACAAACCAATAAGTTTTTACCTTCTGCCCGGTTAAGCAGCGAAATAACTCCCGAATACCTGGGTGTAGGCTATATCATTGGCTTACGCATATCCGGTATCCTGGTGGCAGGTAGCGTATTAAGCTGGTTTGTATTTATTCCTTTACTGGCAACCGTGGTGCCGGGTGATACCGTTGCTGCACAATTGGTGAAGCTGGGTTATTTATCCAACCTGCAAACAGCTGGCGGACCAGGCGACTGGAACCCGCTTACCCATTCTTTTGGCGATTGGTCAGACGCTATCTACCGTGCTTATGTACGCCAGATAGGTGCCGGTGCAGTAGCAGCAGGTGGTTTTATTACCCTGTTTAAAACATTGCCCACCATTGTTTCTTCTTTTAAAGGCAGCATTGGTTCTATTAAACAGGATAAAGGCAACGCAGCTACCACTATCAGAACAGAACGCGACTTGGATATTCGTATTGTAGGTATTGGCAGCCTGGTATTGATTGCATTAATGGCCGTATTACCTCAAATACCTGGCGATACCCTCATTAGTAAGCTGGTCATTGGCATACTGGTAGTGGTGTTTGGCGCTTTCTTCGTTACCGTATCTTCCCGCATAGTTGGCCTTATCGGCAGCAGCAATAACCCTATCAGTGGTATGACCATTGCCACTATTATGGGCACCTGCCTGGTGTTTATTGCAGTAGGCTGGACCGGTAAAGTATTTGAGCCGCTTGCCCTGGTAGTAGGTGGTATGATTTGTATAGCCGCAGCCAATGCCGGAGCCACTTCACAGGATTTAAAAACCGGTTATATAGTAGGCGCAACGCCCAAATACCAGCAGATAGCCCTGTTTGCGGGTGCTATTGTTTCTTCTATTGCTATTGGTTTTACTATTAAAATACTGGATACGCCTTCACAAGCCATGCTGGCCAAAGGCATACACCATGCCATTGGTTCAGATGCCTTCCCCGCACCGCAAGGCACCCTGATGGCCACACTGGTAAAAGGCATTTTGTCGTTTAACCTTGATTGGCAGTTTGTATTGGCCGGCGCAGCTATTGCCATAGTAATGGAATTGTGCGGCATACAGGCACTGAGCTTTGCAGTGGGTGTATACCTTCCGCTAAGTACCACCCTTCCTATTTTTGTAGGTGGTGCAGTACGCGGTATTGTAGACTGGCGCAAAAAGAAAAAGGGCGAGGTTGTGGCTACAGAAGCAGGTGAAGAAGACCTTGGCAAAGGCAACCTGTTTGCTACCGGCCTGGTAGCAGGTGGCGCTATTGCCGGGGTACTGATTGCATTTCTTACCGCTAATGAAAAAGCCAGCGAATTCCTGTCCCATCTTAGCACCGAACATTTCTTTACCAATATGTTGGGTGTGCAGGGCTATGCAGTCCTTGGCTTTTTATTATTCCTGGTAATGGCCTTTGTTTTATACCGGATAGCCATGAAAAAGGATGAACATATAGTATAA
- a CDS encoding glycoside hydrolase yields MKKILSACCLCAGIISVHAQKPPGNPPLISTFEQYIITVPPDSLHLDTFYARYTDAYGIPVVSSRNVSDAALLVGRDIINYMLLKRPDVRKVLIAGNARLSIIGKSEMQTDLPECRDWKKPTIDDVRLTPGERDNYNKPGGIASMTDKQYWNQRARGMGGIQTSCAEENLLGIPGTRYYGENITVHEFSHNIMGALQTFDTAFNRAIEAAYAAALAKGLYKGQYAINTIAEYWAEGSQWWFWSNYEFYDNTTRIQTPDDLKSYDPALYAILESVYAGHHVPGDVYYGKNIPYPARRK; encoded by the coding sequence ATGAAAAAAATATTATCAGCATGCTGCCTGTGCGCAGGCATTATTTCTGTCCATGCACAAAAGCCCCCGGGCAACCCACCTCTTATCAGCACATTTGAGCAATACATTATCACTGTTCCGCCAGACAGTCTTCACCTGGATACTTTTTACGCCAGGTACACCGATGCTTATGGCATCCCGGTAGTATCATCACGCAATGTATCCGATGCAGCCTTGCTGGTAGGCCGGGACATTATCAATTATATGTTATTGAAAAGGCCCGATGTAAGAAAAGTGCTGATTGCCGGAAACGCGCGCCTGAGCATCATTGGCAAATCGGAAATGCAGACAGATTTACCAGAATGCAGGGATTGGAAAAAACCAACTATTGACGATGTACGCTTAACACCTGGCGAACGTGATAACTACAATAAACCCGGCGGCATTGCTTCCATGACCGACAAGCAATACTGGAACCAGCGTGCACGTGGCATGGGCGGCATTCAAACTTCCTGTGCCGAAGAAAACCTGTTGGGTATACCTGGCACCCGGTATTATGGAGAGAATATTACTGTGCATGAGTTCAGTCATAACATTATGGGTGCTTTGCAAACATTTGACACTGCTTTTAACAGGGCCATTGAAGCTGCTTATGCAGCTGCTTTAGCAAAAGGATTATACAAAGGCCAATATGCTATTAATACCATTGCCGAATATTGGGCCGAAGGTTCGCAATGGTGGTTCTGGAGCAATTATGAATTTTACGATAACACCACCCGCATACAAACACCCGACGATTTAAAAAGCTACGACCCCGCTTTGTATGCCATACTGGAAAGTGTATATGCAGGACATCATGTACCAGGCGATGTGTATTATGGTAAAAATATCCCTTACCCGGCCAGACGCAAATAA
- a CDS encoding peptide MFS transporter, translating into MQTKTNQLLGHPRGLFILFFTEMWERFSFYGMKALLIFYLTKYHFFSDTAGNQIVGNYATLVYALPILGGLIADKYLGYRKAVTFGAILLVLGHLGMAMEGTQAYYNAAGQLVQDKQAIQAFYFSMGLIIMGVGFLKPNISAITGRLYEKGDARRDAGFTIFYMGINLGSFSSTLVCGWLGETYGWRYGFGVAGIGMLLGLITFIWGKKHLENKAEPANPALLREKTFAGISKEWMVYLCSATGVFVCWQLVQYHAVVGGLLATTALVVVLFLLWFIIRQCNAQEKGQMASLLVLILFSVIFWALFEQSYSSMNLFTDRVVNRHTAWGEIKASQFLSLSGFFIVLLAPLFAVIWMWLIKKKREPNAAIKFGMGIIFAGTGFGALVLGIHYASHAGQVGPLWLVAAYFLHTCGELCISPVGLSAVTRLAVPKIVGFMLGTWFLATAGSEFIASILANIASVNTTGGIATDIHGSLLAYSALFRFLFFTGLIAGTALLLLSFFIRKYLREQ; encoded by the coding sequence ATGCAAACCAAAACTAACCAGCTGCTGGGCCATCCCCGCGGATTATTTATTCTTTTTTTTACTGAAATGTGGGAGCGCTTTTCATTCTACGGTATGAAGGCATTGCTGATATTTTATTTAACCAAGTATCATTTCTTTTCCGACACAGCAGGTAATCAAATTGTAGGCAACTATGCCACACTGGTATATGCCTTACCCATATTGGGCGGATTGATAGCAGATAAATACCTGGGGTACCGCAAGGCAGTAACCTTTGGCGCTATATTACTGGTGCTGGGCCATTTAGGTATGGCCATGGAAGGCACACAAGCTTATTACAATGCAGCGGGGCAACTGGTGCAGGACAAGCAGGCCATACAAGCCTTTTACTTTTCCATGGGGTTAATCATTATGGGCGTAGGCTTTTTAAAACCCAATATTTCGGCTATTACCGGCCGCCTGTATGAAAAAGGCGATGCCCGCCGTGATGCCGGCTTTACCATTTTTTATATGGGCATTAACCTTGGTTCATTCTCCTCTACATTGGTATGTGGCTGGCTAGGTGAAACATATGGCTGGCGCTATGGATTTGGAGTAGCAGGCATAGGCATGTTATTGGGGCTAATTACGTTTATATGGGGCAAAAAGCATTTAGAAAACAAAGCAGAACCCGCCAACCCGGCTTTGCTACGTGAAAAAACCTTTGCAGGCATCAGTAAAGAATGGATGGTATACTTATGCTCAGCAACAGGTGTTTTTGTTTGCTGGCAACTGGTACAGTATCATGCGGTAGTGGGTGGTTTACTGGCAACAACTGCTTTAGTGGTGGTTCTTTTTCTTTTATGGTTTATCATTCGTCAATGCAATGCACAGGAAAAAGGCCAGATGGCTTCTTTGCTGGTGCTAATATTATTCTCCGTTATATTTTGGGCATTATTTGAACAAAGCTATAGTTCTATGAACCTGTTCACCGACAGGGTAGTGAATAGGCATACAGCCTGGGGTGAGATAAAGGCATCGCAATTTTTATCCCTCAGCGGCTTTTTCATTGTATTACTGGCGCCCTTGTTTGCAGTAATATGGATGTGGCTGATTAAAAAGAAGCGGGAACCCAATGCCGCAATAAAGTTTGGGATGGGTATTATATTCGCAGGAACAGGTTTTGGCGCGCTGGTACTAGGTATTCATTATGCAAGCCATGCGGGGCAGGTTGGCCCGCTATGGTTGGTAGCCGCTTATTTTTTGCATACCTGTGGCGAGTTATGTATTTCTCCTGTAGGCCTTTCTGCTGTTACACGCCTGGCTGTTCCTAAAATAGTGGGTTTTATGTTGGGTACATGGTTTTTGGCCACAGCGGGCTCTGAATTCATTGCCTCCATACTGGCTAACATAGCCAGTGTAAATACTACTGGCGGTATTGCAACAGATATCCACGGTTCACTTCTTGCTTATTCCGCATTATTCCGTTTCCTGTTTTTTACCGGTTTAATTGCCGGAACAGCCTTATTACTGCTCTCTTTCTTTATCCGCAAATACCTGCGTGAACAATAA
- a CDS encoding RagB/SusD family nutrient uptake outer membrane protein produces MKKIINISLCAALLAFGACNKKLDQSPVSSVTTGNYYANANDFLSGVNSVYSNLNAYPDYQLWMGEMRSDNISATSDGNRDWQGINNFSPNLTTTAFIVGAYNNDFNGIYNANTVLNAIAAKGANIGDTSLRNRFTAECRFLRALYYFDLLRFYGKLPIVDSATTYTEALNIGRSPVADVYNLIIGDLNYAVSKLPATYTGTNVGRATVGAAKTLLGLVYLTRSGPTYSGVEGPTLASGEYDKALALFNEVIGSGTYSFLPSYPNIFSYTNENNKEVIFDVQYVSGYSTSSTTYGGDFPSMLVPPAYFTGLGLSGYGNGYGTCTFNIPYDLTASYKASGVTDTRDTFNIQRQFKAATTDVVFDTTRPFIKKYINISKIGARYTDWPINFVVMRYTDVLMMKAECILHGAAGTQATVDSIVNAVRARAGITTPLSNVTLAQLMEERRREFLGEGLRWNDLVREGMAVTTMNAWRTSQGLTGSINEVVPNYVIYPIPQAEILVKSGLYTQNPGYN; encoded by the coding sequence ATGAAAAAGATTATCAACATATCATTATGCGCAGCTTTGCTTGCTTTTGGCGCATGTAATAAAAAACTGGACCAGTCACCTGTTTCCAGTGTAACTACCGGAAACTATTACGCTAATGCCAATGATTTCCTTAGTGGTGTAAACAGTGTATATTCTAACTTAAACGCCTATCCTGATTACCAGTTATGGATGGGAGAGATGCGCTCGGATAATATAAGTGCTACTTCTGATGGTAACAGGGATTGGCAGGGTATCAATAATTTTTCACCTAACCTTACTACTACTGCGTTTATTGTAGGAGCATATAATAATGATTTTAACGGTATTTATAATGCTAACACGGTATTGAATGCTATTGCGGCTAAAGGTGCTAACATTGGTGATACCTCTTTACGTAATAGGTTTACAGCTGAGTGCCGGTTTTTAAGAGCTCTGTATTATTTTGATCTGCTTCGCTTTTACGGAAAACTACCTATTGTAGATTCTGCTACTACTTATACGGAAGCATTGAACATAGGAAGAAGCCCTGTAGCTGATGTATATAACTTAATCATTGGCGACCTGAACTATGCCGTAAGCAAGCTGCCTGCAACTTACACAGGAACCAATGTGGGCCGCGCTACTGTAGGTGCAGCTAAAACATTATTAGGCCTGGTATACTTAACCCGTTCGGGCCCAACCTACTCGGGTGTAGAAGGTCCAACCCTGGCCAGCGGTGAATATGACAAGGCTTTAGCTTTATTCAACGAGGTAATAGGTAGTGGTACTTATTCTTTCCTGCCGAGCTATCCTAATATCTTCTCTTATACCAATGAAAATAACAAGGAGGTGATTTTTGATGTACAATATGTAAGTGGCTACTCTACCAGCAGCACTACTTATGGTGGCGATTTTCCCAGCATGCTGGTGCCTCCTGCTTATTTCACTGGTTTAGGGTTAAGCGGTTATGGTAACGGTTATGGTACTTGTACTTTTAACATCCCTTACGATCTTACAGCTTCTTATAAAGCTTCCGGTGTTACCGATACAAGGGATACATTTAATATTCAGCGTCAATTTAAAGCGGCTACTACCGATGTAGTGTTCGATACTACCCGTCCGTTCATTAAAAAGTATATCAACATTTCTAAAATAGGAGCACGTTATACGGATTGGCCGATCAACTTTGTTGTAATGCGCTATACCGATGTGCTGATGATGAAGGCTGAGTGTATTTTACATGGCGCGGCCGGCACACAGGCTACGGTTGATTCTATTGTAAATGCGGTAAGGGCAAGAGCTGGCATCACAACACCTCTTTCCAATGTAACACTGGCGCAACTGATGGAAGAAAGAAGAAGAGAGTTTTTAGGAGAAGGACTCCGCTGGAATGACTTGGTAAGAGAAGGTATGGCAGTAACTACCATGAATGCATGGAGAACCAGCCAGGGACTTACGGGTAGTATTAATGAAGTAGTGCCTAACTATGTTATCTATCCTATTCCTCAAGCAGAGATATTGGTGAAATCTGGCTTGTATACACAAAATCCGGGTTACAATTAG